In Canis aureus isolate CA01 chromosome 25, VMU_Caureus_v.1.0, whole genome shotgun sequence, the genomic window TAAACAAGGGCCTGTTGGCAAGGATGGGTAGGGGAAGAATCGCTGAAACCTCAGGACGTAAGGGCTGGTGTCTGCCCCGTGTCTACCTCGGTGGCCTGTATCTCTCCACAGGTGTATAAGTCCATCTATTTTCTCGGCCACGTCTTCTTCTTGAGCCTACTCTTTATATTGCCTTATGTTCACAAAGCAATGGTGCcaaggaaagaaaagttaaagaaaatggGATAATCTATTCCCCTGGTAAGTAAACATCCCTGTAGCCAAGTTACAGAATAGAGCAATAGATTGGCGGTGGGAGGCAGGGACTACTGGACATTTGGAGTGAATCTCAAGTTGGCCTGGCTTCTAGGAAACACAGCATGGGGCACGGACTACTCAACTTGGGCTTGCCAGGAAACAGCTGGAAGAGCTGGAGACCAGGGACTAGAAGGAGTGATTCTGACCAGCCTGCCAATCAAGTATCTTTCTCTTGCAGGTGGCCTAGAGCAGGGCTGGTGCAGAAATGACTCGTATCCCTTTCCACAGCACTCCTTCGCCTCAGAGCACAGAGAACAGAGAAGCCAGGGAGTGGGAAGACATGGTACTCCTAGCTGTGCCTCTGCTGCCAGCCAACTCTTCATCTGGGGCCAAAGGGGAGACTCTCGTGGGAGGAGTAGAGGGCCCATGTCTCCCCTCTGGGCTCCCCCATGCACGTTGCCTTATCTCTCCCCCTCTAGCCAGGAAtctgttgtgtttttcttctgCCAATTTACTATGATTGTATATGTGCCGCTACCACCACCCCCCCCATGGGGGGGAAGGGAAGGTGTCAGGCCCCACCTGCTCCACTTTTTCTACCTTGGAACTGTACCAGATAAAATCACTTCTCTTTGTTCAGTTTTTCACTGCTAGCATTCCTGGATGCTTTCTTACACACAGCCCTCCAGGCTCACTATAGCTGAAATAAGCAGGGCTCTCTCCTTGATCTCCCAGAAGTTTGGAGTCAGAGCCTACCTGCAAAGCCTGGAACCAAACTGCAAACACTGTAACCTCACGTCTTTTTTCCTGAAGCCTGAGGACAACAACCAGTTTACACCATTAGATACTGCTAATTTTAGAAATTCTTGCAAACAACCGGGTTTATAAGAACAGTATTTATACGATGAACCAGCAGCAAATATACAGCCTCGCCTCCCCAAGCCCCCCAGTCTGGGTGCAGGAAGGTCCCCTCCAAGCAGTGAGCTGAAAGCGGGGTCGAGGGATGCCATGGCCAATCTCTGTCCCAGAACAAGACACTACTGTCAGATGACCCCCCAGACTTCTTCAAAGGCTGTGGTGAGTTTTGCGCAGGTGAGGGCTGCAGAAAGGGGGTAGTTGCTGATGGACACCATCTTCTCTGTATATTCCACACTGacctaaagagagaaagagttgtGTCTGCTGACTGTGACAAGTTCGGCCGTTCTTTGGGACAAGAAAAACACAGTTGAGCTAGTATGTCACAGAACTGTTGAACATCAAATTTGTACAGAGGATGAAGAAGGTCCTGACTTTCCCTGTCACATACATGCCGGCAGCCCTCAAAAGATACAGCCTGGGGCAGGATGTAAAGGCCCCATTTGTCTTCCAGCTGTGTTCTCACCCTCTATTTCCCAAGGTCATCAAAATGCCAGCTGTTCTGAGTATGGTATACTAAACCTCTGCTCCATGAAGAACCCAAGAGTTGAGCCCAGACCTTACCTGGCCATGGGCAAAAGCCCCCACCACAAAAACAATAGGGTCGCTGCTGGGCACCAATTCTCGTACATCACTAACGACTGGGATGGAAAAAGATGTGCCAATCTTCATACATCCAACCGGAAAGTGATCTGACACTGGATTCTTAATTACCTgaagaaagaagggggggggggagatcaGCCCCAGAAATGATCTCAGAACCCTACCGCCAGCCAACCAGTAGGTGCCTATACCTCACCTTCAGGAGTTTTTGGGGGCCATCAGCTGCTCGAACACTCAGCTTGTGTAAAAGCTGAACTGGGTGGGGAGGtcaagggggagagagaagagagttcaGAGCTAGGTGGAGACCCTATTTCTTCTGCCCAGAAATCTAACCAGGAAAATCCATAGTTCAGGTAGTTCAGGTGGGCTCTATGTGTCCTTTACATCCACACTTGGTCCTAAAATGTTACGAGCAAGCAAATTGTTGAGCATATGACTAGGTGGATGACAAAGGGAGTCCCTCTCCCTTCTTCACTCAGCCAGGAAGCCATGCAAGTCTTACCCACGCCCCTGGAAAGACAATGAAGAGCCTTTGTTCTGGTATCAAACATGttccccactccccccactcaGAAAGTTCATGTTTCATTTAACCCttgtcctcttcctcccttcttcgcTACTACCAAGTTCATTCTGAACTTTAGTCCTAATGATCTCACCCATGAGGCCACAGAAACGGTCAAAGGTTCTGGGAATTCGAGTCTGGGGGTTCACTTCAATCAGCACATTCTTCTGTGTGTGGATATAGACCTGTAGCAAGCCAGCTCGGTTCAGGGGACTGTCCATGAGCATCAGTAAACTCTGAGGGAGGCAGAAACCATGGCACAGTTCAGCACACTGCTGCCTGGTCTTCTGCTCAAAGGCTCAGGGGGTTGTAAGTTCTGTCCCTGGAGTTACCTGGTGAGCTATGTCCGGTCTCACTTCCCCAGGGTCCCGTCCATTCTTCAACAACACAGACTTGTGCTTGTCACAGTTTAGTAGCTCATACGTTTTCCCTACCTTAAGAAAAGAGAACATGACAGAGAGCAACATAACCTTTTATCTcaattagtggttctcaaagtgtggtccccagaccagcatcATCATCATAGTCATCATCTGGAAACTTGTTAGTCAAATTCTCAAGTCTGCTCTAGATCTTCTCATTAGGAACTGGGGGGGTGGGACCCATCAAGCCCTTCAGGGAGTTACTGTGTGGCCGCTGaccctttctccctttccaccatAACTGATcttagaaaaggaaaggaggacaCAGCCTGTTTATAGATTTCACATGATCTAAACTCCTGCAAGgcaaaggaaaccaaaaaacaaaaaggcaacctcaTGAATGGGAgcaagtatttgcaaatgacatatccaaaatatataaagatatgcaaatgacatccaataagggcttaatatcCAAAACACATGCATAACTcagcacccaaaaaacaaacagtctgcttaaaaaataggcagaggacctgaatggacatttttctgaGAAAAACCCACagatagatggccaacagacacaagaaaagatgctcaacgtcactaatcagggaaatgcaaatcagaaccacaatgagatatgactcaccagccagaatggctagtatcaaagacaaaaactaaatgctgatgaagatgtggagaaaagtggtgcactgttggtgggaatgtaagttggtggACAACCAATTTACcaaaccactgtggaaaacaatggaagttcctcaaacacttaaaaatataaataccatacaACCCAGGAGTTCCACTaccagtatttacccaaagaaaaaaatattaatttaaaaagacctATGCAACCCTGTATTTTAATTACAGCGttaatttacaatagccaagattaGAAGCAACCCAAACCCAGGTGGTTCTTGATAGATGCAAACTGCCTTGTAAACTGCAAGTTCCTCAAGTATCAAGCATAAAGCCAGAAATAATCCTAGAGTAACAGGGACATGAATTGAGTGAGGAATATTATCCTGGCAACTCTGTACTTGAAAAGACActagatagggcagcccgggtggctcagcagtttagcgccaccttcagcccagggcgtgattctggagacaccggatcgagtcccacgtggggctccctgcatggagcctgcttctccctctgcctgtgtctgcctctctctctctctcataaataaaaacttaaaaaaaaaaaaaaaaagtaaagaaaagaaaacacactaGCCAGAAGTGCGATACTAAAGATCTGGCCCAATACATCTACAGCAGCTAAAAGAAAtaattgcagggatccctgggtggtgcagcggtttggcgcctgcctttggcccagggcgcgatcctggagacccgggatcgaatcccacgtcaggctcccgatgcatggagcctgcttctccctctgcctgtgtctctgcgcctgtctctctctctctgtgactatcataaataaataaaaattttaaaaaattaaaaaaaaagaaataattgcaaATTGCAATCTGGACTCATAAGGAGCATTAAAATGATCagtaaaaagtcttaaaaacataCCATTAAATATTAATACAAGGTTTAAAAGGCTATGTTTCTATGAATCAGAACATTTGCATGTCTGGCAACAGCTTGAGATCTAGAACTCCACAAAGTTTGGGGGCAGAGGCATGTAGATTTTGAAACTAAGTGAAATGACAAGCATGTCAGAGAGTAAGCACAGGGAAAAAACAAAGGACCAAGAACCACCTCCATGAGACtattatcaaagaaaaagaatctcttgAATAGAACATCTAGTTTCTATTCATTAGTAAGTTATAACTagggcttttgttcttttaacGAAATAGAGTAGAAAACTGAATACTTTACATGTAGTAATGGTAGTTAGTGATTTATGAAATTTTTGGTATCTTATTGTTGCATGTGTGTACTTGCTCATGACATaattttttcattgtggtttgtGTTAATAAGCTTGAAAACTATTAACTAATCAGAGAATGAATACTATGTGTATTCATTTTCTGTAACAGGTATTGGAGATataagaacttataaaactttattctctgccttcatggagcctTCTAGTGGAGCGACAAATGGTAAACAAGCACCTGAAACTACAACCAAATTGTGAtcaacattttgaaagaaaagtagaTGGTTCATTAAAGGATGAACAGGAAGGCCTGGTTTACACCAGGAAGAGAGTCACTTCTATGAGGAGATatttaaactaattaattaaagaaTGAAGAGCAATAACAGATTCAgtaattattaaatgaatgaacattaaGTAGGAATTAATGAATCAAAGAGAGGAGTAAAGGAGACTCAGAGAACACTATGTGTAATGGTCTTAAGATATCAGAGAACATAGTGCTTCCAAAAGAGCTGAACAAAAGCCAATGAGGCTGGAATATAAGGAATAAATGGGAGAGAGAAGGCTCTGTGAGGCGAGCAGAACAAGAGACGCCAGCAAAGGCAGGTAAGAGAAAACAGTATAGACTGCCGCCAGCTATGAATTCAGTCATCCCTGGAGTACCATTAATGACAATGTGACCTAAATTCTTCCACCATGCTCTAAGAATTTTAATTTGGCCATgacgttttctttttcttttttttttaaagattttatttattcatgacagacacagagagagagagagagaggggcagagacacaggcagagggagaagcaggctccatgcagggagcctgacatgggactcgatcccaggtctccaggatcacaccccagggctgaaggcgacgctaaaccgctgggccactggggctgcccgaccATGacgttttcaactttttttttctttatagactGTATGAGTGGGGGGTGGAAGggtttggggcagagggagagagaatcttaaacaggctccacgctcGGTgtggagccagatatggggcttggtctcacaaccctgagatcatgacctaagccacccaggtgcccccatttcaATTTAATAAGGAACCTATAATCAACAGTAATCATTCCAAGTGACAGACGTTATTCTGAACCCTTTACTGATCACCTCCTTTCATCCCCTCAACAACCCAGTATGATAGGTACTATAATCCCCATGGACTATATGAAGAAGCAAAGTGGTTACCTGACATTCAGAATTAACAGACTGGAAAGACAGCAAGTGATTAAGTGAAGGATGACTATCAGATCCTATAATTaagttagaaatataaattactttttaaaaaaaatgaaaaggggcTTTCTAGTCCCTTTTTAATAGCTTAATAGAGTAACTGGTTGAGGAAgctgaaatggaaaagaatcacaCTATATTActatcaaaataatttcaaagcacTTTCAAAGTATTAACCCCCACTATACAAACTGCAAACTTGTTTTCTCAATCaagatcatttaaaataagtatagggatccctgggtggcgcagcggtttggcgcctgcctttggcccagggcgcgatcctggagacccgggatcgaatcccacgtcgggctcccggtacatggagcctgcttctccctctgcttgtgtctctgcctctgtctctctctgtgtgtgactatcataaataaattttaaaaatttaaaaaaaataagtataaaagcCAAGATAAAACCCAAGTATGACTTATAAACTAGGGCTATTTCTTCTAGGTCtactagagagagagactgtgaacATCGCAGTTTTAAGATAGGAATTTGCTGGATTTATTCGGGAAAACAGCCGaatgatgtttaaaaataacttgtaAAAGTATCAAAGGATAATCTGATCCAGTGTTTCGAAGTGGATAGTAACATAAAGGAAGCTGACAACAAACGCAGGTTAACGAATTAAAACACAAAGTCCTGACGGATAATGAGGCTGAGCTACAGTAACTACCTTTCTCCTTTGCTCAAAATCTTGGTTTAGACTATGGGATAACGCCATGGacatgcctcccctcccctcagatGCCTCTCTATCGCAGAATCCCAGTAAATCAATTGGTGGTCAGGACGTGACAGCTGCAGTGGGATTCAAGGACagaagggactcctgggtggcacagcggttggatgtctgccttccgctcagggcgtagTCCCGGGTCcgcggatcgagtcccgcatggggctccctgcgaggaaattgcttcttcctctgcctgtatctctgcctctctgcttctctctctctctctctcgaataaattaaaatcttaaaaatgaaaagagcagaaaaaaacgAGTGACGCCAACCTAGGATGTTAAATCAAGAGCCTACTAGGCCACTTTTCCTCCAAAAGATCGtttcccctct contains:
- the EMG1 gene encoding ribosomal RNA small subunit methyltransferase NEP1, which codes for MAAPSGGFQPRERRGGEPEEGWDAVVPKRPRLGAGNKIGGRRLIVVLEGASLETVKVGKTYELLNCDKHKSVLLKNGRDPGEVRPDIAHQSLLMLMDSPLNRAGLLQVYIHTQKNVLIEVNPQTRIPRTFDRFCGLMVQLLHKLSVRAADGPQKLLKVIKNPVSDHFPVGCMKIGTSFSIPVVSDVRELVPSSDPIVFVVGAFAHGQVSVEYTEKMVSISNYPLSAALTCAKLTTAFEEVWGVI